A segment of the Thermomicrobiales bacterium genome:
CCTCACCATGTCCGACCTCAAGGGCACGTTCGATATTCGGAACCGACCCGAGGGTGGCGCCGTCACGACGATCCGGTTTCCCGCAATTAGTTAGCGATGCGGATCACACCGTAACTGGCGCCGCCGCTGCCGCGTAGGCGTTGTCGAGCAACGTCATGATATGGACAACTTCGACCTGCTCGCCGCGCTCACGTAGACCAGCGACGAGTTGCATCATGCAGCCGGGGTTAGCCGAAACAATCGTTCGCACGCCGGTGGTCGCAGCGTTGTCCAGCTTGCGGGTCAGCAGCGATGCCGACACTTCCGGCTGCATCAGGTTGTAGATACCGGCACTCCCGCAACACATCGTCGACTCGGGCATTTCGACCAGCTTCAAACCCGGTATCGCATGCAGCAGCTCGCGCGGTTCACGAGTGATGCGCTGTGCGTGCGCCAGGTGACACGGCTCCTGGTAGGTGACTTCGATTTCAAGATGCCCCGGAGTACTCGCCAATCCAGCCTGAGCCAGGAACTCGGTTGCGTCCTTGACGCGCTCACTAAACTGCTTCGCGCGCTCGGCGTAGGCAGGGTCATCGCGCAGCAGGAAGCCGTACTCCTTCATTGCAGCACCGCATCCAGCCGCGTTGACGATCACCGCATCAAATTGCGGATTGTCGAACGCTTCGATGTTGGCGCGCGCCTGAGATCGGCCATTGTCCATATCACCGGAGTGAACGGACAATGCACCGCAGCAGCCCTGGCCAGTCGGCACAACAACGTCGTAGCCATTGCGCGCTAGCACGCGCGCGGTCGCTCGATCGACATCTGCGTAGGCGGTGCTCATGATGCAACCTGCCAGCAGCGCAACAGTTCCCCGTCGTTCGCCTTCGGCCGGCCAGTACTCCTGTCCTGGGATGAGGAATTCGTCCGTCAGCTCCGGCAGCATCGCTTCCTGCTTGCTGAGGTTCATGAGCTTGAGGACGCCCGATTTCCGCACGACCTGTTGCGCTCCGCTGCGCTGGTACAGGCGCAAGCCGGACGAGAGCGCCCGGAAGCGTCGCGTGCTGCCGAATGCGCCGCGGAATGCCGCCGTGCGCGCCAGCGAAACGTGCGGAGCGTGGCGATTAACGCGCTCGATCTGCGTCCGAGCCGTCTCGACCAGCTCGCCGTACTTCACGCCGGACGGACAGGCGGCCTCGCAGGCTCGGCAATTGAGGCACAGCGACATCTCCTCCTGGAAGATCGGATCAAGAATACTGAGATGTCCCTCATGGACGGACTTAATCAATGCGATCCGACCACGTGGCGAGGACCGCTCACGCAGCGTCAGACGATAGGTCGGACAGGCCGGCAGACAGAAGCCGCAATGCACGCAAGCGCGCATGACATCTTCAGGCGGGGCATCGGGACCTTGAAACCCGGACAAGCGTTCCGGTTCCACGACTGCCTGGGCAAACTGACCATTGATGGATTCACTGACCATCCCGCTGATGTCCTCTCGCCCTACAGGCCAAGCGCAAACCGACCGCGGTTCAAGCGTCGTTTCGGATCGAAGCTGTCTTTAAGTCGCCGGAGAATCGGCTGAACTGCCTCGGGTGTCGGTCCAAATACATCGCAATCGGCTTTGAGATGCGGCGGCAGCGACAGCCAGGTCGCTGAAGCGAATGCATCGATTCCCGCGTCCTTGATTGATTCAATCGACGGACGACGAGCATACACAAGCCCCGACCCGACATCGGCACAGACCGCCCAGCCAGCGTCTGCCAGCCGTGGAAGCGCCGCTGGCTGCAACGACGCCCGGATCGGCAGTCGTGCGACAGCACCATCAGTCGCGAGGTCGGCAACCGCTCGAAACGTCGACAAGGCATTGTTTCCGTCTTCGGTGAGATCTGTCGCGTTCGGAGCTACAGCCCGCGCAGCCACGTCCATCATACGCTGGACGAGCAGGTCGATCGCCTCAGCCGGGGCATCGCAGCGCACAGACGTCTGCCAACCACTGGGTACGTTCG
Coding sequences within it:
- a CDS encoding (Fe-S)-binding protein; its protein translation is MVSESINGQFAQAVVEPERLSGFQGPDAPPEDVMRACVHCGFCLPACPTYRLTLRERSSPRGRIALIKSVHEGHLSILDPIFQEEMSLCLNCRACEAACPSGVKYGELVETARTQIERVNRHAPHVSLARTAAFRGAFGSTRRFRALSSGLRLYQRSGAQQVVRKSGVLKLMNLSKQEAMLPELTDEFLIPGQEYWPAEGERRGTVALLAGCIMSTAYADVDRATARVLARNGYDVVVPTGQGCCGALSVHSGDMDNGRSQARANIEAFDNPQFDAVIVNAAGCGAAMKEYGFLLRDDPAYAERAKQFSERVKDATEFLAQAGLASTPGHLEIEVTYQEPCHLAHAQRITREPRELLHAIPGLKLVEMPESTMCCGSAGIYNLMQPEVSASLLTRKLDNAATTGVRTIVSANPGCMMQLVAGLRERGEQVEVVHIMTLLDNAYAAAAAPVTV